The Couchioplanes caeruleus nucleotide sequence GAGTGGCCGGAGCGGCTCGGCGACCGGCTGGGCGCGGTGGCGCTGGGCGCGGCGGCCGGGCAGACCGTCATCGCCGACTCCACCACGGTGCTGCTCTACAAGCTGGTCCGCGCGGCGGTGGACGCCCGGCCGGGGCGCCGCACGATCGTGCTCGACACCGACAACTTCCCGACCGACCGGTACGTCTGCGAGGCGGTCGCCGCCGAGCGCGGCGTGGAGCTGGTGTGGATCGAGACCGACCCGGCGGCCGGCATCACCGCCGAGCAGGTCGCCGAGGTGGTCGGCGAGGACACCGCGCTGGTGCTGTTCAGCCATGTCGCGTACCGGTCGGGCTGGGTTGCCGACATGGCGGAGATCAACCGGGTGGCGCACGCCGCCGGGGCGCTGACCCTGTGGGATCTGAGCCACTCGGTGGGCTCGGTGCCGGTCGAGCTGGACGCGTGGGGCGCGGACCTGGCCGTCGGGTGCACGTACAAGTACCTCAACGGGGGCCCGGGGGCGCCGGCGTTCGGGTACCTGCGCGCGGACCTGCGGGACGAGGTGCGGCAGCCGATCTGGGGCTGGATGGGCCATCGGGCGTCGTTCGAGATGGGTCCGGGGCACGAGCCCGCGCCGGGTGCCCGGGCGCTGCTCAGCGGCACCCCGCCGATCCTGGCCATGGTGCCGCTGCACGCCAACCTGGACCTGCTCGCGGAGGCGGGCATCGAGGCGGTACGGGAGAAGTCGCTGCTGCTGACCGGCTACGTGCTCGACGTGGCGGACCGGTGGCTGGCGCCGCTGGGCGTGACGGTGGCGGGCCCGCGGGACCCCGAGCGTCGCGGCGGCCACGTGACGTTGCGGCGTGCCGGGTTCCAGCAGCTGCTCGAGCCGCTGTGGGACAGCGGGGTCATCCCCGACTACCGGCGCCCCGACGGGCTGCGGATCGGCCCGGCGCCGCTGAGCACCAGCTTCGCCGAGGTCCACCGCGGGCTGGAGGTCCTGCGCGAGCTGGTCGAGAAGCAGCCGTGACCTGGCTCGTCCCCGATTCGCTCTGGTGGGACGGGCGGCTGCGGACGGGCGTGGCGCTGCGGGACGGCCGGGTCGTGCCGGTCGCCGACGTGCCGCCCGGCGAGGAGCGGCTGCGGCTGCCCGGCACGGTGCTGCCCGGGCTCGGCGACGCGCACGTGCACTCGGCGCTCGTCGACGTGCCGACCCTGCGCGCCGGCGGGCTCGCGTACGTGTGGGATCTCGGCGGGGTGCCGGAGAAGGTCGCGGCGCTGGCGGCCCGCCATCCCTGGGTCCGCTATGCGGGCCCGTTCCTGACCGCTCCCGGCGGCTACCCGACGGACCGGGCGTGGGCGCCCGCCGGCAGCTGCCGCGAGATCCGCTCGGCCGCCGACGCGGGCGACGCCGTCGGCGAGGCACACGCCGCGGGCGCGACACTCATCAAGGTCACCGCGCACGCCGGCGGGCCGGTGCTGCCGCCGGTCACGCTGGCGGCCGTGGTCACCGCGGCGCACGCGCTGGGGCTGCCGGTGGTGGTGCACGCCGAGGGCCCGGGGACGGTGGCCGCCGCCTGCGCCGCCGGCGCCGACCTGCTCGCGCACACGCCGTGGACCGAGGAGCTCGACGACGCGCTGCTGCGTGACTGTGCCGCCCGCATGACGTGGATCAGCACGCTCGACATCCACGGGTGGGGCACCCCCACCCCGGCGCGGGGCACGGCGATCGCCAACCTCCGGCTTTTCCTCGGGTACGGCGGAAAGCTCCGGTACGGCACCGACCTGGGCAACGGGCCGCTGCCGCCCGCGATCAACCCCCGGGAGCTGCGGGCCCTGCAGGAGGCGGGGCTGACACCGCCGGACGTCCTCGCCGCGATGACCGAGCCGGGCCGGCCGGAGCTCAGCTGGCTCCCCGCCGGGCTGGACCTCGACCCGGGCACGTTCGCCGGCTCGCTCGCGACCGCCCGGGTCCTGGGCCCCGAGGTCCGCCCCCGGCATATCGTCGGACAGTGAACCTTTTCAACCTGGCATCGAGCCCGACGCTGCCGCGCCGTCGACATCTTGCGGCGACTGCCGACCTCGCCACGTTGAAAAAAGTTCAATGACGACGATGATCGCGGTCAGCGGGGCCACCGGCCGGCTGGGCCGCCGGGTCGCGGCCCGCCTCGATCGGCCCCAGCGCCTCCTCGTCCGCGACCCCGCCCGGGCGCCCCAGGTCCCCGGCGCGGAGGTGGCCCGCGCCGAGTACGCGGACTTCGCCGCCGTCCGCGCCGCGCTCGAGGGCGTCACGACGGCGCTCATGGTGTCGGCGTCCGAGACGCCCGACCGGGCCGAGCGGCACCGCACCTTCGTCGACGCCGCCGCGGCCGCCGGCGTACGCCACGTCGTCTACACCTCGTTCGTCGGCGCGGCCCCCGACGCCACCTTCACGCTCGCCCGCGACCACTGGGCGACCGAGGAGCACATCCGTGCCTCGGGGCTCGGCTTCACGTTCCTGCGGGACAACCTCTACGCCGACTTCGTGCCGCTGATGGTGGGCGACGACGGCGTGATCCGCGGTCCCGGCGGTGCGGGCCGGGCGGCGGTGGTCGCCCAGGACGACATCGCCGACGCGATCGTCGCGGTGCTGCGCGACCCGGCAGCGCACGCCGGGCGGACGTACGACCTCACCGGGCCGCAGGCGCTCACGTTCGCCGAGATGGCCGAGGTGGTCGGCGCCCGCTTCCACCACGAGACGCTCGAGGAGGCGTACGCGTCCCGCGCCCGCTACGGCGCGCCGGGCTGGCAGGTCGACGCGTGGGTGAGCACGTACACGGCGGTGGCGGCGGGCGAGATGTCCACCGTGGACCCCGCGATCGAGCAGCTCACCGGTCGGCCGGCCCGGACACTCGCGGAAGTGGTCGGTTAGGGTCGGCCCATGATGCACGGGGGCATGGTGCTGCTCAAGCGCGGCAACGAGGTCGTGATCGGGCAGGAGTCGCCGCTTCGCTACCAGCTGGCCTCGGTGAGCAAGCAGTTCACCGCCACCGCCGTGCTCCTGCTCGCCCAGGACGGCCTGCTGCACCTCGACGACCCGCTCGACCGGTGGATCCCCGGGTGGCCCGGCGTCACACTGCACCACCTGCTCAACCACACCTCCGGCATCGGCCACTGGCGCGACTACCCGATGATCGACCTGGGCGCGCGGATGGAGCCCGGCGAGCTGCTCGAGACGTTCCGCTCGGTGCCGCCGCTGTTCGCCCCCGGGGCGCGGTGGGCGTACAGCAGCCCCGCATACGTGCTCGCCGCGCACGTCGTGGAGCGGGTCGCCGGCACGCCGTACCGGGAATTCCTGGACCGCCGGATCTTCGTGCCGGCCGGGCTGGCCGGCACCTTCGCCGGGTCGCCGGGCGACCGGCCCGACATCGCCCCCGGGCACGACGCGCAGGGCGCCCCGATGCCGTCCTGGGACCTGGACGTCGTCGGGATGGGCGCCGGCGACGTCTGGTCGACGACCACCGACATGATCCACTGGATGGACCTGCTGCGCGCCGGTGCCCTGCTGGGCGAGCCGTGGCGCACGCTGATGCTCACCGAGCGGGCCGTCGCCGATCCGGCCGACGGGCGTTCGCACGGCTACGGATACGGCTGGTTCGTCGGCGCGTACGACGGCGAGCCGTGGTTCCACCACGACGGCCAGAACGCGGGCTACAAGACGTTCGCGGCGTGCCTGCCCGAGTCCGACCGGCGCCTCGTCGTGCTCGTCAACACCGACGCCATGGAGGCCTCCTCGCTGCGCCATCTGTGGCAGACGCTGCTCTAGGCAGGGCCGTCTCGGCGCTCCACTGAGCCAGCAGCCGCAGCGCGGTGTGCGCGGGCGTGCCGCTCGCAGCCGTGTAGACGAACAGGGTCTGGTCGGCGTCGTCCGGCAGGGTCAGTGCCTGGTAGGTGAGCGTCAGATCGCCGACGACGGGGTGGTGATAGCGCTTGGTGCCGTTGCTGCGCGCGAGCACCCGGTGGTCGGCCCACCAGCGCCGGAAGTCCTCGTCCCGCACCGACAGCTCGCCGACCAGGGCGCCGAGGGCCGGGTCGTCCGGGTGCCGGCCGGCATCGAGACGCAGCGTGGCGACCGTGTCGGCGGCGACGGCGGCCCAGTCGGGGTGCAGGTCGCGGGCGGCGGCGTCGAGGAACACGAAGCGGGCGTAGTTGCGCTCGCGGGCCGGCAGCGCGACGAAGTCGCCGACGAGGGCGCGGGCGGTCCGGTTGATCGTCAGCACGTCCAGGCGCCGGCCGAGCACCAGCGCCGGGCTGAACGCCTCGTCCAGGGTCTCCAGCAGCTGGTAGGTGGCCGGCTTCGAGACGGTGGTCGTGGCGCGGGTGAGCCCGTTCCAGCTGATCTCCACGAGCCGGTCGGTGCACGGGCACCCGTCGGGCACCGCCCGTGAGGTCGAGGAGACCCTCGCGTTCGCCGCGCTGACCGGCATCCGGCCGATCACGCAGACCCGGCCGCTGGCCGAGGCCGGCGCCGCGTACGACCAGATGCTCGCCGGCGAGGCGCGCTACCGGGTGGTGCTCACGCCCTGAGAGGGCCGGCCGAGGTCCACGGTCTCGCCGGTGGTGGCGCTCATCCGGGCCGCGTCGAGCACGTCCATGGCGCGTACCGAGTCCCACGGGTCGACCGGCAGCGGGCCCTTGCCGCGGACCGCCGCCGCGAAAGCCGGGTAGAAGCTGTCCCAGCGGCCGCGCTCGCTGCGTACGGGGGCGCCCGTCTTGCCGCGGTAGAGGCGTCCCCAGGCGTGCTCGGGCTCCACACCCCAGCGCTCACCGAGGGCGGCCGGCGACCGTCCCGCCTTCAGCATCGCCTCCTGGCCGTCGATGCCGTCGACGATGTACGTGCCCGTGGTGCCGCTGACCCGGAACCGCGGGCCGGGCGCCGCCTGCCGGATGCTGCCCCACAGGTGCGACTCGACGCCGCCGGCGTGGTGCAGCGCCACGAAGACGTCGCTGTCCAGTTCGCCGTCGGTACGCATCTCCGCGTACACCCGGGAGACCGGGCCGAACAGCACGTGCGCCTGGTCGACGAGGTGGGCGCCGAAGTCCAGCAGCGTGCCGCCGCCCGCCGCCTTGGGCTGGCGGTCCGGGTCCCAGCGTTCGAACCGGGACTCGAAGCGGCGCACCTCGCCGAGCGCGCCCTCGTCGATCAGCCGCCGTACGGTCAGGAAGTCGGCGTCGTAGCGGCGGTTCTGGTACACGGTCAGCGCGACGCCCGCCTCCTCGGCCAGCGTGACCACCTCCCGGGCGGCCTCCGCGTCGAGGGCGAACGGCTTGTCCACCACCACGGCCAGGCCCAGTCCGATCGCCTCCCGGGCCAGATCGGCGTGCGTGGCGGCCGGCGTGGAGATGACGACCGCCTCGGCGCCGGCCGCCGCCAGGTCCGCGATCGAGTCGTACGCCGGCACGTCCGGATGCCCCTTCGCCAGCTCCGCGCGGCGCTCGGGGGAGCGGGTGACCACCCCCGTGAAATCGACGTCCCCGGCCGCCGCGAGCAGGGGAGCGTGGAAGATGCGCCCGCCCGAGCCGTACCCTGCCAGACCGATCCGTGTTGCCGTCATGTTTCGGATCTTACAAACCACGGTCGGCAGCGGTAGGGGGCGGCGGCTGTGACCACGTAAGGTGAACGGCTCGTGTCGGAAGGTTGACGAGCGCCCACAGCCGCGGGATCAGCAAGCCACCATTGCGCCATGGAACCCGCACAGCTCGACCGCACCCCGTTCGCGGATCTCGACCGGATGCCGCCCGACATGCTCGCGCTGATCGTCGGCGCGCTCGAGGCGATGTCCCGCCACCCCGAGATCCAGCGGGTCCGGCACACCGCCTGGCAGGCCCTGCGCCCCGCGCCCGGCCAGCGGCTGCTGGACGCCGGATGCGGCGCGGGCGACGTGGCCCGCGAGCTCGCCGCGGCGGTCGCCCCCGACGGCGAGGTCGTGGCGCTCGACTACTCCACCGCGACGCTCGCGGCTGCCCGGGAACGCCACACCGGCGGCAACATCCGGTACGTCACCGGCGACGTGGCGGCCCTCGACTTCGACGACGAGACCTTCGACGGTGTCTGGTGCGAACGCGTCCTGCAGCACGTCGACGACGCGGACGCCGCGATCGGCGAGCTCGTCCGGGTGACCCGTGACGGCGGCCGGATCTGCCTGCTCGACACCGACTGGTCGTCGCTGGCCTTCGACGGCGTCGACGGCGCCCTGGCCGGCACGGTGATCGGCCATATGCACGGCCGGCTCACCCCGAAACAGCTCGACATGGGCCGCACCCTGCGCCGCCGGCTCCTCGACCGCGGCCTGCACGACGTCTCGGCGACCCCGGTCACCTGCTTCTTCGGCGACCCCGCCTCGGCCGCCGTGGTGCTGCCGATGGTCAACCCGCAGGTGCCGGAGGAGACCTGGATGACCCCGCCCGGCCTGCGCGACGAATGGCTGGGCCAGGTCGGCACGGCGGGCGACCGCGGCGACTTCCTCGCCGTCCTCACCATCTGGGTGGCGTCCGCCACCGTCTGGCGTCCTGCTGTGCATTGACCATGGCGGGCCGACGGGTCGCTGCGGCGGTGGACTCCCTGCAGCGTTATTGGCGCGACATCGCGGTCGGGAGCCGGTACGCGCACCTGCGGTCGTACACCGCGGTGGAGCTACGGCGCCGCCCTGGCCGGTCCTGTCTAGGGCGCCTGGCGGAAGAACTGCCGCCGCTTCTCGTCGCGCAGGACGAAGCCGAGCCGGGCGAGCTCCTGCCGGAGCTGTCGGGCGTCGTCGGTGTCGCGGCCGGTGAGGGCCTTCTGCCGGGCGGTCAGCAGCGCCTCGGCCTCGGCGGGCACGTCCGGCAGGCCGGGCACCCAGCGCCGATAGGAGGTCGCGTACGGGTCCTGCGCGGTCCAGGCAGGACCGAAGAGCTCCGCGAGCCGCCGTCCCCCGACGAGCAGCGGTTCGCGGGCCAGCTCGCGTCCGGTCCGGCCCAGCAGCACGAGGTCGTCGCGTTCGCGGTAGGCCACGGCGACGTCGGCGCGCGGCACGGTCCGGCGTACGCCGGGGTGGATCAGCACCACGTCGGTGCCGGTGATGCGTACGGTCAGCGACTCCTTGTCCACCAGCCAGGCGAGGGCCAGCCCGAGGAGCGTGCCTGCCGCGACGGTGACGACGGTCGACGCCGGCTCGGGCAGGCCGGCGGCGAACCGGAGCGGGCCGCGCATCGGCGTGAACGGGATGCGCAGGATCCATCCGGGCAGCTCGTGCACCACCCAGCCGAGCCCGCCGCCGATCGCCGCCAGGCCCAGCCACACCGCCACCCGCAGCCCCACCGGGGTCGCCACCGTCCGCTCGTCGATCACCGTCCGAGCATCGCGGTGGCGGCCCCGGCGGCGATACGGCCGAGGGTCGCGGGCGGCGCGACCAAAGTCGATACCGGGTGTCAGAGGAGGATCTGCGCCACCCCGGGGACGGTGATCGAGCCGGCGACGGCACCGGGCACGCCGCCGGTGACCGGCAGCCACGTGACGGTGCCCGAGCGCTGGTTGGCCACGTACAGCCGCCGGCCGGAGGCGTCGAGGGCGAGGTGCCGGGGCCAGACGCCGCCGCAGGCGGGCGCCGCGACCCGCTTCAGCTTCGCGCCGTCGCGGCCGATGGTGAAGACCCCCACGGTGTCGGTGCCGCGGTTGCTGACGTACACGTGGGTGCCGTCGGGGGAGACCGCGATCTCACCCGGGTAGTTGCGCACGCCGGTGGCGGGGGCGGCCGCGACGACCTGGCCCGGGGTCAGCTTGCCGTCGGCCCACGCGCACACGGTGATCGTCGAGTCGAGCTCGCCGGCCACGTACGCGAAGCCGCCGCCGGGGTGGAAGGCGAGGTGCCGCGGGCCGCTGCCGGGTGCCAGCGCGGTCCGGCCCACCTCGCTCAGTACGCCCGCCTGCGCGTCCAGCGTGTACGTGAACACCGTGTCGCGTCCCAGGTCGACCGCCAGCACGTACGCGCCGAGCGGATCGACGACGACCTGGTGGGCGTGCGACTGCTGGTCCTCGGTGCCCTGGCGGCGCATGTCCGTGGCCGCGCCGACGGTGCCGTCCGCGCGGATCGGGTGGGTGACGACCGCGCCGCCGCCGTAGAGCGAGACAAACAGGAAGCTGCCGCTGGGGTGGACCGCGACGTGCGCGGGCCCGGCGCCGGTGGGCACGGTGTTGAGCACGGCCAGGTCCGGCGTGAGCGCGCTGACCGTGCCGTCGTCCCGCTCGCTGACCGCGTAGAGGATGCTGCCGGCGGGGCTCGGGGCCAGCCACGACGGGTCCGGAAGCGCCGCCGTGGCGGCGTCCACGGTGAGCGCGCCGGTCGCCGGGTCGAGGTGGCCGCGGGCGAGCCCGGGGCCACCCGCCGAGGTGTACGACCCGAGGTGGAAACGGGCCGGTGGCGCCTCGTCGTCGGCGACGGCCGGTAGTGCGGTGACCGCGCCGGCCCCGGCGGCGGCGGTGACCGCGGTGACGCCGCCCAGCTTGAGCAGCCCACGGCGAGAGATCGTGGTTCCATCCATGGTGCTCAATGTAGACGACCGAAATGTACGGTGTCGCGCGGGTCAGGGTACGACGATCATCGCGTCCAGGAGGCGGTCCATCGAGATGCTGGCGAAGCCCACGCGGACGTCGCTGGCGCCGTACGGGAGCCAGAACCGCCCGTCGTGCACGAGCCCGCCGCAGGAGTAGACCACGTTGGGCACGTACCCCTCGCGCTCCTCCTCGTCGGGCTCCAGCAGGCCGTGCGGCAGGTCGGCGAGCACCCGCTCGGGGTGTTCGAGGTCGAGCAGCATCGCGCCGATCGCGTACCGGCGCATCGGGCCGACCCCGTGGGTGAGCACGAGCCAGCCGGCCTCGGTCTCCACCGGGGAGCCGCAGTTGCCCACCTGGATCAGGTCCCAGCCGCGGTGCGGCACGAGCAGCGGTACGGCCTCCTGCCACCGGTTGTTCTCGTCGCGCTCGCTGAGCCCCAGGGTCTCGCCGTCCGAGCGGCACAGCGCCAGGCACCGGCCGTTCACGGGCCGCGGGAACAGGGCCATGCCCTTGTTGCGTGCCGCCGGGCCGCGCAGCGCCGTCACCTCGAAGTGCCGCAGGTCGCGGGTGTGCAGCATGCGGCCGGCGATGTGCCGTCCGTCGTACGCGGTGTAGGTCGCCTGGTACGCGGTCCGCCCGTCTGCCTCGACGACCTGCACGAACCGGGCGTCCTCCATGCCGTTGCTCTCGGCCGGCGAGGCGGGCCACAGCACCCGCTGGTGCAGCGGCACGGCGGCGGGGAAGGTCACGGCGTAGTCCGCGGCCACGATCTCCCGCAGCACCGCCAGCGTCTCGCCGGTCGTGGGCCGGGCCAGCAGCTCGCCCGGCATGTGGCCGAGGACGTCCTCGAACTCCTCATCGGAGTAGCGCTCCGGCAGCGAGGCCAGCGTGGCGGCGGACAGCTCGTTGTCGACCTCCAGCTCGGCGAGACCGGCGGCGAGCGCGTCACGGTAGTGCCGGGCCCCGGTGCGTTCGCCGATCATCAGCGGCCCGTCGCGGTCCTCGAGCCGGATGGTATCGCCCGGGCCGAGCACCGCCGAGCAGAAGCCGATCGACGAGATGTGGCCCTCGCCGATCTGCCGCAGGCTGATCGCCACCCGCAGCTCGCCGGCCTCCAGGCCGCTCTGGTCCGGGTGCGCCACCATCGACGGGTTGCACAGCGCCGCGGCCTCGACCGAGAACTCGTGGCTGAAGTACGCGCCGATCAGCGACCGCGCGTTCGCCGACAGCTCCAGGTCGGGCGGCACCCGGTGCGACACCAGCTCGTAGTGGTGGTGGAAGACGCCGAGCAGGTCGTGGTGGCGGCCGGCGAACCGGCTCAGCACCTCGTCGAGCAGCCGGGCGATCTCGTCCTCGTCGAGCTGCAGGATGCGCTCGATGAGGCTGGACGCGCGGTTCTGCACCAGCTGCGCGTCCTCGCCGGGCACGAACAACTTGATCACCACGCGCCGCCCGTCCGGCTGCATCGTCAGCGGGTGGCGTACGGCGAGGGAGGAGGTGGACCGGGCTTGCGGGTCGAGAGTTGCGGTCACGCTAGGCCGCCTGACGGTCGGGTCGCGCTCCGGCCTGCCAACGCGCGGGCGTGCTGCAACGTGGAGAGGAGCGCGAGAGTGGATTCGGCACCTTGGTTCAGATTAGGGCCATCCGGCGTCAATCCGTCATAACCTCCACCCGTCAGGGGGTCGTACATGACGGATCCGGTGTCGTTGTCGCCCAGGAACCAGGCGATCGACCGCAGCAGCGGCGCCTCCCAGGCGTCGTCGCCGGTGACCGCCGCGGCGGTGGCGCAGGCGTCGGCGGTCGCGGCCACCTCGATCGGCTGCTGGTCGAAGCGGTGCCGCTCGGTCCCGGGCCGCCAGCCGCCCACCGGCACCACCGACAGGTGCCCGTCGTGCCCCTGCATCCGGCACAGCCACCCCAGCATCCGCAACCCGTCGGCCAGCAGCGGCTCGTCGCCGAGCAGGTCGCCGGCCTGGATGAGGACCTCGGGCAGGGCCGGGTTGGCGTACGTCAGCTCGCGCTCGGGCCACACCCACTGCGGGTCGCC carries:
- a CDS encoding YqeB family protein, producing MIDERTVATPVGLRVAVWLGLAAIGGGLGWVVHELPGWILRIPFTPMRGPLRFAAGLPEPASTVVTVAAGTLLGLALAWLVDKESLTVRITGTDVVLIHPGVRRTVPRADVAVAYRERDDLVLLGRTGRELAREPLLVGGRRLAELFGPAWTAQDPYATSYRRWVPGLPDVPAEAEALLTARQKALTGRDTDDARQLRQELARLGFVLRDEKRRQFFRQAP
- a CDS encoding amidohydrolase family protein; the encoded protein is MTWLVPDSLWWDGRLRTGVALRDGRVVPVADVPPGEERLRLPGTVLPGLGDAHVHSALVDVPTLRAGGLAYVWDLGGVPEKVAALAARHPWVRYAGPFLTAPGGYPTDRAWAPAGSCREIRSAADAGDAVGEAHAAGATLIKVTAHAGGPVLPPVTLAAVVTAAHALGLPVVVHAEGPGTVAAACAAGADLLAHTPWTEELDDALLRDCAARMTWISTLDIHGWGTPTPARGTAIANLRLFLGYGGKLRYGTDLGNGPLPPAINPRELRALQEAGLTPPDVLAAMTEPGRPELSWLPAGLDLDPGTFAGSLATARVLGPEVRPRHIVGQ
- the kynU gene encoding kynureninase, which gives rise to MTDDLLERAGALDAADPLAPMREQFLAPDDFDVISYLDGNSLGRPLRATAQLMEEFIREQWAGRLIRGWTDGWLEWPERLGDRLGAVALGAAAGQTVIADSTTVLLYKLVRAAVDARPGRRTIVLDTDNFPTDRYVCEAVAAERGVELVWIETDPAAGITAEQVAEVVGEDTALVLFSHVAYRSGWVADMAEINRVAHAAGALTLWDLSHSVGSVPVELDAWGADLAVGCTYKYLNGGPGAPAFGYLRADLRDEVRQPIWGWMGHRASFEMGPGHEPAPGARALLSGTPPILAMVPLHANLDLLAEAGIEAVREKSLLLTGYVLDVADRWLAPLGVTVAGPRDPERRGGHVTLRRAGFQQLLEPLWDSGVIPDYRRPDGLRIGPAPLSTSFAEVHRGLEVLRELVEKQP
- a CDS encoding glycoside hydrolase family 130 protein, producing the protein MTATLDPQARSTSSLAVRHPLTMQPDGRRVVIKLFVPGEDAQLVQNRASSLIERILQLDEDEIARLLDEVLSRFAGRHHDLLGVFHHHYELVSHRVPPDLELSANARSLIGAYFSHEFSVEAAALCNPSMVAHPDQSGLEAGELRVAISLRQIGEGHISSIGFCSAVLGPGDTIRLEDRDGPLMIGERTGARHYRDALAAGLAELEVDNELSAATLASLPERYSDEEFEDVLGHMPGELLARPTTGETLAVLREIVAADYAVTFPAAVPLHQRVLWPASPAESNGMEDARFVQVVEADGRTAYQATYTAYDGRHIAGRMLHTRDLRHFEVTALRGPAARNKGMALFPRPVNGRCLALCRSDGETLGLSERDENNRWQEAVPLLVPHRGWDLIQVGNCGSPVETEAGWLVLTHGVGPMRRYAIGAMLLDLEHPERVLADLPHGLLEPDEEEREGYVPNVVYSCGGLVHDGRFWLPYGASDVRVGFASISMDRLLDAMIVVP
- a CDS encoding Gfo/Idh/MocA family protein is translated as MTATRIGLAGYGSGGRIFHAPLLAAAGDVDFTGVVTRSPERRAELAKGHPDVPAYDSIADLAAAGAEAVVISTPAATHADLAREAIGLGLAVVVDKPFALDAEAAREVVTLAEEAGVALTVYQNRRYDADFLTVRRLIDEGALGEVRRFESRFERWDPDRQPKAAGGGTLLDFGAHLVDQAHVLFGPVSRVYAEMRTDGELDSDVFVALHHAGGVESHLWGSIRQAAPGPRFRVSGTTGTYIVDGIDGQEAMLKAGRSPAALGERWGVEPEHAWGRLYRGKTGAPVRSERGRWDSFYPAFAAAVRGKGPLPVDPWDSVRAMDVLDAARMSATTGETVDLGRPSQGVSTTR
- a CDS encoding lactonase family protein; this translates as MDGTTISRRGLLKLGGVTAVTAAAGAGAVTALPAVADDEAPPARFHLGSYTSAGGPGLARGHLDPATGALTVDAATAALPDPSWLAPSPAGSILYAVSERDDGTVSALTPDLAVLNTVPTGAGPAHVAVHPSGSFLFVSLYGGGAVVTHPIRADGTVGAATDMRRQGTEDQQSHAHQVVVDPLGAYVLAVDLGRDTVFTYTLDAQAGVLSEVGRTALAPGSGPRHLAFHPGGGFAYVAGELDSTITVCAWADGKLTPGQVVAAAPATGVRNYPGEIAVSPDGTHVYVSNRGTDTVGVFTIGRDGAKLKRVAAPACGGVWPRHLALDASGRRLYVANQRSGTVTWLPVTGGVPGAVAGSITVPGVAQILL
- a CDS encoding methyltransferase domain-containing protein, whose protein sequence is MEPAQLDRTPFADLDRMPPDMLALIVGALEAMSRHPEIQRVRHTAWQALRPAPGQRLLDAGCGAGDVARELAAAVAPDGEVVALDYSTATLAAARERHTGGNIRYVTGDVAALDFDDETFDGVWCERVLQHVDDADAAIGELVRVTRDGGRICLLDTDWSSLAFDGVDGALAGTVIGHMHGRLTPKQLDMGRTLRRRLLDRGLHDVSATPVTCFFGDPASAAVVLPMVNPQVPEETWMTPPGLRDEWLGQVGTAGDRGDFLAVLTIWVASATVWRPAVH
- a CDS encoding transcriptional regulator, with the protein product MEISWNGLTRATTTVSKPATYQLLETLDEAFSPALVLGRRLDVLTINRTARALVGDFVALPARERNYARFVFLDAAARDLHPDWAAVAADTVATLRLDAGRHPDDPALGALVGELSVRDEDFRRWWADHRVLARSNGTKRYHHPVVGDLTLTYQALTLPDDADQTLFVYTAASGTPAHTALRLLAQWSAETALPRAASATDGAARRPPWRRC
- a CDS encoding SDR family oxidoreductase; translation: MTTMIAVSGATGRLGRRVAARLDRPQRLLVRDPARAPQVPGAEVARAEYADFAAVRAALEGVTTALMVSASETPDRAERHRTFVDAAAAAGVRHVVYTSFVGAAPDATFTLARDHWATEEHIRASGLGFTFLRDNLYADFVPLMVGDDGVIRGPGGAGRAAVVAQDDIADAIVAVLRDPAAHAGRTYDLTGPQALTFAEMAEVVGARFHHETLEEAYASRARYGAPGWQVDAWVSTYTAVAAGEMSTVDPAIEQLTGRPARTLAEVVG
- a CDS encoding serine hydrolase domain-containing protein, which encodes MGQESPLRYQLASVSKQFTATAVLLLAQDGLLHLDDPLDRWIPGWPGVTLHHLLNHTSGIGHWRDYPMIDLGARMEPGELLETFRSVPPLFAPGARWAYSSPAYVLAAHVVERVAGTPYREFLDRRIFVPAGLAGTFAGSPGDRPDIAPGHDAQGAPMPSWDLDVVGMGAGDVWSTTTDMIHWMDLLRAGALLGEPWRTLMLTERAVADPADGRSHGYGYGWFVGAYDGEPWFHHDGQNAGYKTFAACLPESDRRLVVLVNTDAMEASSLRHLWQTLL